In Thunnus thynnus chromosome 4, fThuThy2.1, whole genome shotgun sequence, the DNA window TGTCAGCGACCTCTGGAAGGACCGTGGCTCCTCCGTCAACTGCAGTTTCTTCTCCTTCAGCAACAGGGGcagctgaagcagcagcagcgtcaATCACAGGCACATTTTCTTCAGCTGCATCTGCAACCACTGCAGTTTcatctgcagcagctgtgtcagCATCTGCCGCCTCTTCGGCTGCAGGTGCGACAGGGGCAGCGGTGGCCACCTCTCCTGCAGCGGCATCTGTCTCCTCTACAGCAGCATCTACTTCTGCTGCAGGAGCGACAGTGTTGGCGGGATCTTGTTCTGCTGGAACAACAGCTGCATCAACTCCTGCAGGTGCTACTGAGGCAACCTCCACCACCTCTGTGTCTGTATCAACAACTGCTTCTCCGTCATCTGCGTTTACGGCGGCCTCAGCTGGCTGCACAGAGGCAGCGAGTGGAGTGGCGTCAGAGGCAGGCACATCCAGAGCAATCGCATCTCCTCCCTCAGCTGGTGCTGCTGGGACAGCTGCAGGGGTGGAGGCCATCACAACTACAACTGGGGCAGCAGAGGCATCAACAGGGACCACTGAAAGGAAAGTGTAAAATAACTGAGCAAAACATCATTCAACAATGACATTAAACAGAAAAGATGTATAAAAGATCAAAAAGAATAATTTGTTTAAACTCCTACCAGCAGTGGGGTTTCCGCAGCCATTGGGGATACTCGCCATCAGAACCACCTGAGGTTTGAAGGTCCCAACTGcaaggtatgtgtgtgtgacagtgcgCTCCCTGGAGATCAGAGTTCCCGTGTTGTCACCAAAGTCCCAGCTGAAGCTGATATCGGAGGTACTGAGGTACTGGCTGGGATCATGGAGGTTGACGCTAAAAGCGATGGCTCGGTTCTGGATGAAGTTTGTGTCGTCCTGGTTTATGTCATTGACTTGACTGAGTGATACAGTGAAAGGGACTTGGTCTGATGATGGAACAGAAGATGTACAGATGTTATAATGAGGCTTGTTAAATAATGCAAATATTGTAATTAGATGGTGTAATTTAGAGCTTATAAATCATTTGATGGGTCACCTGTGATGGAGAAGATTGTGGAGGCGTAGCCAAGGGGGATGAATCTGTCTTTACCACGGCAGTGATAGATGACAACCTCCATGTTGTAGGAGCCCAGGGGGATGTTGTCTGTACCAATGGTGAGTGAGGAGGATGGTCCATCTGCCACTTGCCAGTAACGCCCTTAAATACAGAAACAACGTGATTATTTAGAGTTGAGTGGTTATAAATTTGGAGATACAGATGTTACTTTCATACACAAGATTGTGATCATAATTTGCTGAGAAGCTGTAATAGAATAAAGTGTAATTTCTAATTTTCTAATTAGAGAGAGGAACATGTTGGTTGGCTTCTACGTAGCAAATTGACTATTGACGACCAATTTGTGGTAATTTGGTTGAAAACTATTCAATTAGGAATAAGCATCGTGTAAATCTTGACAGAGGGCCCTAAAGCCAGACAGGACAAGTACTAATGCAGGATCAACCTAAAGGCCCAAACAAATTAGCAGTTAATTAAATTACCACAGACCAATTGAGAAACATGTATATGGGGCCTCAGGGTCCCCTGAGGGTCTGAGGCCCCGGGGTAATTACTCCCTTTGGCCAGGTTTTATCCATCCTGAtgatctaaaataaaaaatagtaaaCTGAGGCCATTGTGCTAATAAAACGACTCACAAGGTTAGAGTTAACAGCACAATTAAAAccattaatacattaaaatgtatttccagTAACAGTGTGTCTTGTGAGTGTCTTAAGGTGTTAAAGGTAGTAATGATTTTTCGTgccaaatataaaataatcacagATCATCTTCACCACAGACAAGAAGATTACTAAAAAGTCTTTGTTTGTAATACGGCCTGGGGCAAATGTTAAACTTTAACTTCACTGGCTGGAGGAAAAACTTCCTCTTGATACTTCCACAGCTCTTTTATGCTCAGTTCTTTGGCTCTTCTTGGGTGGTTTAATTTTTCTGTGAGTTTTTCTGTGATAATGTAACTTCAAGTGAAGCACAATGCAACAACACAGCATTCATTCACATCATTCTCAAGTATGGAGCAGCCCAGGTTTCAACCAGACATATTTCAAAATGGTATATCTTTACCCCATGTCTTCCACACAAACACGTAGTGAGGTTTCTTGTTCTGGCTCCTGGTGAACGGTGTGCCGTCAGGAAAAACTCCAGTCGACTGAGTGTCTTGATCTGGATACACAGCCTGACCCTCCTGATACTGTTGTCCTGAGAAAGAAGACCAACATAGATATATATAACATGATAATATAACTAGTAACACTGTATATTAAGATGAGGCATCAGAGGTGAAATTGCTTGAGTGAAGATAATTTTATAGACACATCTGTgataaaatgatcaattatcCATTCATAGCTGCTTGTTATTTCCTGGGGTTTTGTGCATTTATGAAAAGTCAGATGTGATGCCTCCTCCTTCACAGAGTCAGTGCTATTAACAGAAAAGTTAACTCACCATCGATGGTGCAGTTACGTGCCCAGACCACCTGCCCATCAGCGAGCACTGTCTGGTTTGGTGGGAAATTGAGATTAATATTGAAGGTTGCTCTCGCTCCAGTCAGTGTTGGTGCATCATTCTTAAGATCAAAGGTTACTTCACCACCTGAAAATAACATCACAGacaattttacatatttattacatagattggaaaagaaaatgagttACACATCTTgcacagaagaaaagaaagaaccTCACCAGACCAACAGTTTCTGAATCTTGCATCTCCATCTTTCCACACAGGATACATCCGTGAGTTCCATGAGCGGTAACGAGTGAACTGACTTCTATTTTCTGGAAGAAAGATTACAAACTCTTCAGGAAAAGAAACGACATCCTGCAGCTCATATTGTTCTTCTGAGTATCTTCAACAACCAAAAAGAGAGTTAACAGTGAAGCAACAAAACATGGTGACTTTTTAGAagcttttctgtctttaaaaatcctgttaaaagtgtttaattGAGCTATTTCAACATAATGATAGAGATGTTTATGTAAATGAGAGCAGGCCCAGTGTTTTTGGTGTTGAGGAGGGTGAGGTGTGTCGGGGTTCTTGGCGGTGGCAGTCACACGATCTGCAATCCCCCTCAATCCCTTTCATGTGACTatcagctgagcagcagcatcagtaATCCCAGCTAGAGGAATGAGGGATCCCAGacgctgtgtgagtgtgtgaaactGACTGGGggatcattttaaaatgcttttgcTTAAAATACCCTCACATAATAAGAACATAATGAATAATAGTAGAGTTAACACACCTTGCacaatatttgtgctttagCCTCATGAATGCAAATTGGCATAGGAAATGCTGTAATGACGTGGAATTGGTGTGTAAAAGTTTACACATCTTCCCTCTCCTTAACAGAATGTGAAGTGTGTTACCATGACACAGGCGTAAAATGATAGATTAACCAATTTGCTGTTCAATTTGTAGTTCAAACAAAGAATCACTACTTCACAGATTCAGAAAGACACTTGCGGTTAATGGGAGGCAGGAATGTGTTGATTGGCTTTAGTCACAGTAATCACGAATTAATCACTTTCACAAAGCTCTCAACTCAAATTGCTGGATTTAGCAACACACAACAATATAAACATCCATCTTAACTAATAGTTTAGACTCATATCCAGACTTTTTcttaaacaaatgagaaatcTTTTTGCAGTGTATCTTAGTTTAAGGCGTCATTATCTTAAAATGGGACGCGTGAAGAGAGAAACTCTTGAAAATCCTTGAAAGTAAGCAAAATActatcaaataataataataaatgacttttttcaGTGCAAAAGAACTGAGGACATTAACCTACCATTGTCTTATTAGAGAGAATTCACCTGTAGTTAGTAAACTtccacaaaaggaaaaaaaaaaacatgaaaccacATCTCTGGCTAAATTTTAATATCTATAATTTCAGGTGTACTCACTTCCCGCAGTGGCAGATATAAAAGCCAaaaccaccaccagcagcagtgTCAGAGTCCTCATCCTGTAAGTGGTTGTCGTCCTTCTCTGTTCTCTGATCCCTGATCCTCACCCGGCAGTCCTGAACCCCAACACAACTCCCAGAGAGACttaagaaatgtctcctcactCACTATAAGAGGGCCTCGGACCTGAATTACCATAAATTTTCCTCTCACCTCTGACATCATGTAAACCGGCACCGCCCCCTTTGGTGAAGAACAGATGTGAGTACTGTTTTGTTAACTTTTGTTGTGTATTGTTATTATCACTCATAGCTGCTCCATTTTTATCAaatcccccccccaaaaaaaacaaaacaaaagtgtttttactggatgtgtactgtatgtgagcgACATCACAGACAGATTTCCATTGCTTTGTGAtggacaaaaaagttttttgatgctacaaaaacaaacacaacacaaatgcaATATTTCCAATGCAGAACTCTTTTAAACCCTTTTACAGTAACTTAAGCAGAAAAAAAGGTTCCTAACTGATGGCGAAAGTTaatataaataattcaaatgaagATAAAGTAGCAGACACTCACAGCATAATATTCTCTTTATTGGGAAatcaatgtgtgttttctgcacaGTGTAAATGTTGTGCCTGCTTTAGAATGGCGAGTGGTGAGATCCGTGAGCAAAGTCATGCCTGTTTCTGACGTATGACCTTACAGCTATGTGTGCATGGGCGTCACAAGATGAGTGTGTGGACGGCAAATCAATAGCATCCTTTTATTTGCTCAGCCATTCCTCCGTATCCTGCTGTCCACCTCAGGCTTCAGCAGCTCTAAGAATCTGTGCTGACAGCAGCACACAGACTCAGTTGATGAGACCGATCCTCCTTCATAGTCCAAAAGTTTAATTCAGAGGAGAACCAGGATGCATTTAGAGGACCGAGATGATTGATTCTGGAAGtaactaaaaaaacatttccactcAGAAGGTGTCACatcattaaatataaatcagtttccacatttattttcctcttgcgTGTTTATACTCAGTCGCATCTAGTCGAATGTGATCCAAGAGAAAAATCATCCCAAATGTAGAATTTTCTGGTAACACAAGGCAAATAAGATCAATAAAACCTGAAACAAGATATCGGTGATAGATCGCAATTAATTATTCATGTTATTCTGAACACTATGCTCTACAAAGctggaaaacagaaaagcaacattttcatttgtaataTAAAAACCAGAAGGCAACACACCCCTCAATACACATACAATAAACGAGAGCGATGTTAGACTCATAGTATTGGTATAAAATGTTACACATGTATGAAAGAAGTTGCTTCAAAAGAAGCTGGACTGAGTGTCGTTGGTTAGGAAGTTCACTCTAATGCACTATTCACCAGTTaatacattacaaataaaaaaaaagtgcactaTAGAAATGATTCtgaagaaagttttttttttttttcttaaagggcAAAATATAAAGTTAGTGGATGGGTTCAtgatagtttttatttttctcttttttatttttacatttcattttttgtttggttcTTACATGCAGCTacatctgtactgtatgttactatggtaacacattattattacaagCCTCttaatttcctggaaatattCTTTGTAATCTGGAGGTTCAGTATATATCGGTCAACTTTCAGGTCATTTAGCAAAACGTTTTcatgcaatttggtacaaataagGAAAATTGGGGGAAAGTTGGTTCAGTCTGTTTATATTTGGATTCATATGTAGttcttaattttctaaaattcttCCTTTCTTTGAAAGTTTATGTCATTTGGTAGGAAAGGAGAAATCTGctcattatagagtttttaagaTACAAtttaatatgctaatatgtagtGTGACATAAACTACACAAtgaaaagtattttctgtcagttaaagaattgtcAGTAGTCAATTACTAAGgatttttgcaaataaacaacacaaatatgataaaaaaccaacttcacactttttttcctgttttttcatATAATCGATATCATCGAggactgtaaaataaagcatcaccattacattttggcaaactgtgagctaaaagtaattaaaacaaaataaataataacttcaTATACATATAAATTTATATAGATTATTGAGTAATTATATTGTactagaaaataaaaaaatatgttcacTCTGAATGTAGATTCATCAGGATTTCTGTTAGTGGATCAGAGTGTTGGTGGTTTTCCCAGAGATGATGTCTCATGCCTATGAGACTGCTCAGGCTGCACTACATGTGACCCCTCATGTGCTCACAGCGGAGTTCAGGAGGAAATAAATCCTTCCCACAGAGCACCTGACTTCACATACCACAAATAGTCAACCATTAGCTTCTTTAGTCTCCACTGTATATAGTATTTTAACAACATTGTTCCTGCCTGAGAATTTCTGGCATTAACATGAATTTATAGAGTTGTATTTCAGAAAGGAGATGTGATGGAAAACATGGGAAATTCACAACTGTTTCCTTTCCAGGAATAATTACAGATGGATTTAACAATATGTTGCACAGATTCACAGTTCAGGAATCTGGTAGTTTTGTTCACAGCAAGTCtaaattattgattatattaaTAAAGCAAACATTAATCTAGTTTTTAGCTTGTAGAATTGCCTAAAAATATTATAGTTCCTGACTTTAGTTCCTCTGGTTTCATCATTCCTGGAACTTTTTGCTCAAAAAGCACAATGTGTGAAAAGTAATGGGAATTCATAGAAAGGAGAAGCTTAGATAtaaactcacacaaacattgAGCCCTTCCCCcacctgcagtcacacacacacacacacacacacacacaccagctttCCCTTTTCACGCACTAACTCACAGAAAAgcactgttgtgttttaaaattgACAAAAAGCCAGATCAATAAGGACATCTGGTTTGTGAAAGCTCAATACGTGATCAGACCAGACAGTCACATCAGTTCATGAAAAAAGCATAAAAGTCATTCAGTGCATTTACAGACTACAAAACCAAGGCTGAATCGAACTTCCCTCATTTTTTGGCAGTGACCCTAATTGCTTCTGTTTATTGGTCATTAGATTTCCTGATTAACACAGACACCAACCGTTTTGCTTAATGGCACTCAGGCACTTTTTGATGTGGACTAATATCCAAGAGATATAGGGAAAGTTTCCAGCCCCCTACAACCCTaaacaagataaaatatataaatgtatatatatatatatatatacataatgcTCATAGAAACCAGTACACACTGACAATATAGCTATGTATGGGATAAAAACTATAGCCAATAGCCTTTaactcacatactgtatatataataatatctaTGAAATAACTTCTTTGTGAAGGCCTGAGACGTCACTTCACATATAAATCTGTTGGGTGGAGACGTGTCAGGCCTCTGGGCTTTGATCATGTGCAGCGTTGGTATGAATGTTTCCATGTCTAGAAAGACCAACAGAGGCAGTTTCTTCATACAGTAACAGAAATGCCTCATCCTGGTTTATATTTCAGATTCATTTTCATTGAATCTGAAATATAAACCAGCTCTGTAGTAGTATATTTGTATCGTGGGAAAAGCATAGATGTTTCTAATAACATCAACGATGTTTCCATTGTATTTCAGTATGTTTGACGGTGAGCCCGCATGCACACAACCAGCACCCTGAAACTGAAGTGGCTAAACTGAATTCAgccattattcatttatttacagttgtgcttttcttactgaaacatgtcaaaatgtcatattggaccataaatgacatttaaagcCTCTTCACAGTCCGACCACACAgttgttttcacttattcagGTAGATTAGACTGACTGACAGGTTAAAGTTGGGTGGAGTTATGCTGAAAGTTTGCTAATGCCACCAAACTCCATATATGTAGAAGagaaaccctaaccctaatagATTTATAGGAATCATAAAGGTGTAACTGCTCCCACAGGATAATCAGTGAGGTGTCATCAGTCAGTGCACACAAATGCAGTCCTGATGAGAGGTTGCAGAGATGTGATCCtcctcctgtttgtgttttcactgttttttttaaagtcagatGTTCTGAAAATAATGACATGGGTCGCTTATCAGACCCGACAGAACTGCAGGAACATTAAAACTGTGTTCTGGTGGCTTATTAGTTAAGATGTGTACAGTATGACAGCAATGACCTCCGTTTGTTTGGAGGGCAGAGTATTAATAGAGGACCAGCAGCTCCCAGGGCCCCCTGACTGGATAATCTTGCCTCTGGGGGGGGGAGATGCTGTATCAAATACAGGTGTAACCGGTAACATAATTAATTGCTGCATTGCAGTAATTGCTGGACGGGAGCCAtaattaatgtcattagttccacttgtgcttttccttctTTCACAAGTcagaatgtctgctgtgaaaatggtCTATAAAGCTTTATTTAGGAACAATAATGAAACAAGAGTTAATGAGATTTTTTCGGCTTGACAGAAAGTTATGACAGAAACAGGCTGGGAACCGCAGCTCTGTAGtagtatatttgtatatattttaattaatctctctctctctctctctctctctctctctctctctctctctctcacacctttttaaaaaaaatgtaaatattcaataTATACTCTAATTGGAACTAGAGCTTGAAGAAGCCAAATTTCACTGCCCTCAATGTTGCCTTTCTTGCAATCTCTTGAATCCTGAATCTATAGACTAGTGACAGATTACACAACTACACTTGCTGCCATTAGAGGGAGCAGTTGTCCATCTCTCCTGCAGGACGTTGTGTGTGAAATGATGGAGGAACACTCCTCTGCATTAATTTGACATTTATCAACATGATACCAGGCTAGATTATTTGTGTAtgaaaaacttgaaaatgaaacaaaatggccattctttaaatcatgttttatttgtatttgtattgtaaagCTCTTgttcagcttttaaaaaacaacttgatATGCTATGTAGATGTCCAGTGATTGTGTGACCAAAATGATGTATGAAGCTGAATAAACCATTTTTTATACTATGTTActtattttttgtgttgtattttgtgtcaacttgattttttttttgtatatagCGCTGTAcagttttaaatctttattgtcAGTTGTTACTAAAATGAAGAGAACAATACTACCTTTCAGAGGCcatattgaacatttttatcTTGTATTTGAAAATATTAGTAAAGACGAAGACTTGTATtttgtttagagctgcaatgattaatcaattaatcatttagtcgctcgacagaaaattatttgccaattattttgataatcatatAATCGTTTTAGTGAATTTTTAAGCAGAAAATGCCAAAACTGTTCcagctggttccagcttctcaaataagaatttgatgtgtttgtttgtctgctgtggTAGTAAACTTAATGtcttttttcacaattttctgacattttatagacaaaacaactaagcaattaatcaaaaaaaatattcagcagattaattgttagttgcagccctacagtgtgtagaatttagtagcatctagcggaacagacttggcagaaatggaatataatattcataagtattaatcacatgaaaataagaattgttgtgttttcgttaccttagaatgagccctttatatcataggagtgggtcctcttctacagagcccgccatgttgcaccgccatgtttgcCCAGAACGGGCAAACCCTCTAGAGCGGCCGTGCAGTATGCAGTTGGTTGCAaactgcaacctcaccgctagatgccactaaagcCTACATGCTGCTTCTTAAAAATCTATTCAAGAAATGAATTCCTATTTTTCTGcacattatattatatgtacttttaaaaatgtttgtagtaCAGTACAGTTTGTGCTTGTTCTTGTAGTTTATTAAATTGAAACAAAACTCTTgatttttgttgggtttttttgttttgttcttttattgaaactttactttctttatttaattttatttatcataacATATTCCATTCCATCACTCTAATGTCTTAGTATAAAGTCTTGtaacaggaaatacaaaatagacaaacagtaaaaacagtaaagtaaaaaaaaacccatatatatatatatatatatatatatatatatatgtatgtgtgtgtgtgtgtgtgtgtgtgtgtgtgtgtgtgtgtgtgtgtgtgtgtgtgcacttttgtttatatataatatatacgtatgtatgcatgtaaatatatatatttacaattgtaatttgtaatgtaattgcattttaaaacattttactctttttttgttttgaggagATTTTAGAATGTTCAAACAATATGTGAAGTCATGAAGGAACAGAGAAAATTATCTTAATTTCTTTGAAAAACGACATTTGTGGATAAAAGATTGCTCGGTACCGCTTTCGTCTCGACGCTGGTAACGTAAAACGTCATCGTCGTCGTCACACCACGTGACCTGTGAGGCTCGTTTATTGAAGTTTGTTTCTCATCCCGAGACACCGCAGATCGATCATCCCGACTTGCACCCACAAATTTACCGTTAAAACTAGCAATTTAAACTCAACTGACAGCATATTAAAAAAGGAATATTTCACTAACACTCTAACGCCAGTCTCCTACAAAACTGTTTTACCGATAAGGACTAGAAGcgattacaaaaaaaataccgCCCGCCTGCAGTAGTCGGGAGTGTTTGAACACAGAAACGAACGCTCCCGGTGTAACGCGGGAAACgctgctgtgttgtgtttccCACAGCGGAGCCTCCGCCACGCTAACCCTGGTATTTATCGATATAACCGGTATCTGGGTCAACAAATGATCTTaagctgttttctgtctctgagCCGAGAAAGTTTAGCCTCGACACGGTCGCTCCCTTCAGGCTGTGGAGTCTTTCCGGGACCGTTTGAACTAAAACCGGGAGGAGCAGCTCAGTACATGTCGGTTAACGTTCGTCTCCCGAGCCACCGAGACAGTTGTTAGCATCGACACAAAGACCGGAGCCCAGCCAGCCAGTTAAATAAGCGACAAAGCGGCCGTAGTTTTGTACAAATGGATACGTTTCAGAAGGTGGAGAAGATCGGAGAAGGGACGTACGGAGTGGTGTACAAAGCCAAGAACAAAGTCACCGGAGAAACTGTCGCTCTCAAGAAAATCAGACTGGACACGTAAGTTAACATAGGAGTGTTGTTAACGTCAATGAAGCTAACAGTTACCgcttttatatttaattaatgcAGCTGTTAAACCAACAAATGGCTCCATCAGGATGTTTCACCGGCAGACCACACTGAACACTTCACAAACGACTCACCTGGGTGGAAAATGAAACTTTCATCCATTTTGACATTGCTCACATCTTTTTTCTAGACGTACAAACCATTATATTCGAGATTTAGATTTTTGAAATTATGATTCGTATATAAGAAAGGAACTTACAAACCATATGTTATCAGTGTTTCCTAATCTGGAGGTGGAAAAATGCCACTTTAATCCATATTTCAACGTGCACCTGGTTGTTGATGAAGtgcatttttctgtaaaatgtacacaaaaaaggaaattctTTTTAGAATATCTCTGCTGCCATGCAGTATCAAGAAACACACATCTTTGGGCTTCAACAGGTGGCATCAGTGACCCACTTTAGCCAGTattttctaataataataataataatacatgttatttatagagcacttttcgGGGTACTCAAATATGCTTTACATGAGTTTGAAcgatcattaaaaaaaacaacacactaaaaGCACAATGTAACACCTGGCTGACCTTTCTGGCCTTTGTTTCAGACCACAGATTAGTTTGTTAGCTAATGCAGTGCCAAGATAAGAGAGGCTGCTCATGTGTGCCACAGTCCCTTTTTACAGCTGTGGCTAGATTATTATAATGGAGGTCAAGTGATTGTGTGACAGTTTGGCTGTCAAACTGTTCAGATACTTAAAAGATACAGTGTAGT includes these proteins:
- the pmela gene encoding premelanosome protein a, with product MRTLTLLLVVVLAFISATAGKNRSQFTRYRSWNSRMYPVWKDGDARFRNCWSGGEVTFDLKNDAPTLTGARATFNINLNFPPNQTVLADGQVVWARNCTIDGQQYQEGQAVYPDQDTQSTGVFPDGTPFTRSQNKKPHYVFVWKTWGRYWQVADGPSSSLTIGTDNIPLGSYNMEVVIYHCRGKDRFIPLGYASTIFSITDQVPFTVSLSQVNDINQDDTNFIQNRAIAFSVNLHDPSQYLSTSDISFSWDFGDNTGTLISRERTVTHTYLAVGTFKPQVVLMASIPNGCGNPTAVVPVDASAAPVVVVMASTPAAVPAAPAEGGDAIALDVPASDATPLAASVQPAEAAVNADDGEAVVDTDTEVVEVASVAPAGVDAAVVPAEQDPANTVAPAAEVDAAVEETDAAAGEVATAAPVAPAAEEAADADTAAADETAVVADAAEENVPVIDAAAASAAPVAEGEETAVDGGATVLPEVADTVTVAPVAEVAEEQETAVVAADVEVDAAADVEAAAAAAADVAAEVVQAETEAPADNAVAPAATESTTVEEAAPAEAAVATETETLETENEVAATEVPAEQPAGDETVPAEGEVQAEVETDTAQVALVVAKRQAPELTADCMVYRYGSLATSVDVVQGIESVEIVQVSNVVSMATELNQNAVDVTISCQGSLPSEVCTVISDADCITPVETVCNAASPSPDCQIILRQFFNDSGVFCMNVSLTNDVSLAVASARVSVTLASGGSPAGTAATVLGVMVLACVVCCIGLMYRRFKQYQPLREDHADINGGSSAVTSVPLLLWNLLSRQSPGESRPLLQGRIV